The Pieris rapae chromosome 16, ilPieRapa1.1, whole genome shotgun sequence genome includes a region encoding these proteins:
- the LOC110997288 gene encoding dipeptidase 1-like, which produces MDFWAAYVPCDSQHKDAVQLTFEQIDLIQRLTEKYHPELTFCTSADDILAAHINHRVCSLVGVEGGHAIGGSLGVLRTLYQVGVRYLTLTSSCDTPWAECASTDRPEPLKGGLTSFGKVVIKEMNRLGMLVDLSHVSERTMRDALAVSRAPVLFSHSSARSLCNVTRNVPDSVLRLLAANKGLIMVNFYTSFLTCGTSATVQDAIAHINHIRDVAGVDYVGLGAGYDGIN; this is translated from the exons TTCTGGGCGGCGTACGTGCCGTGCGACTCCCAGCACAAGGACGCAGTTCAACTTACCTTTGAACAAATAGACTTGATACAGCGACTGACGGAGAAGTATCACCCTGAACTTACCTTCTGTACGTCTGCCGATG atattttggCGGCGCACATTAATCACCGCGTATGTTCTCTTGTGGGGGTTGAAGGCGGTCACGCTATCGGAGGATCTCTTGGAGTTCTAAGGACGTTGTATCAAGTGGGGGTTCGGTATTTAACGCTAACGTCCTCTTGTGACACCCCCTGGGCCGAGTGTGCCTCGACAGATCGACCTGAGCCTCTCAAAGGAGGTCTTACATCGTTTGGTAAG GTTGTTATCAAGGAGATGAACAGACTGGGTATGCTGGTAGATTTATCTCACGTATCGGAACGTACAATGCGAGATGCCCTAGCTGTCTCCAGAGCGCCCGTGTTATTTTCCCATTCGTCAGCACGGTCACTCTGCAATGTGACCCGAAACGTACCTGACTCTGTACTCCGATTACTGGCCGCAAACAAAGGTCTAATTATGGTGAATTTTTATACCTCCTTTCTCACCTGCGGAACGTCAGCCACAGTACAGGATGCTATAG CACATATAAATCACATACGGGATGTAGCTGGCGTGGATTATGTCGGACTGGGTGCTGGGTATGACGGAATTAATTAG